A single genomic interval of Nitratidesulfovibrio sp. SRB-5 harbors:
- a CDS encoding aminotransferase class I/II-fold pyridoxal phosphate-dependent enzyme — translation MPDAGPPPHAAPASRPAAPRGSAPDSAPDSTPPQGAHGGEIYRVARELGVEPEHILDCSSNGFAHARGLTHALVEAQPHPFEHYPDSASTALREELAAHEELAPDNIMVGNGSSELIWLILRVLQPRRVTLLGPTFSEYARACEAHAIPWRVLHADPMRALDAPPPDFRAGTEADAEDELVVLCSPGNPCPVTAPDLPALVAALFRSGFRTVLADLTYRDFLWGSPEHDAHRHAALAPARPPSPTGGTLLCLHSFTKFFHCTGIRLGYLTGPERLLDLLQSRRPPWMVSPFAEAMGRRFLHALPDYRAHLAALRADRAVLLDGLRRLGVFDPHACNAGPSFTTCRLSEELLRIGVTADMVRRELLHHGMLVRSCDNIPGMPSGYIRMQVRRHGDNEQLVRQIAALSTTLPDGMQEAQ, via the coding sequence CCCGCGTCGCGGCCCGCCGCCCCCCGCGGTTCCGCGCCTGACTCCGCACCGGATTCCACACCGCCTCAGGGCGCGCACGGCGGCGAAATCTACCGTGTGGCCCGTGAACTGGGCGTGGAGCCGGAACACATCCTGGATTGCAGCAGCAACGGTTTCGCCCATGCGCGGGGATTGACCCATGCCCTGGTCGAGGCGCAGCCCCACCCCTTCGAGCACTATCCGGACAGTGCCAGCACTGCCCTGCGCGAGGAACTGGCCGCCCACGAGGAACTTGCCCCAGACAACATCATGGTGGGCAACGGCTCGTCGGAACTCATCTGGTTGATCCTGCGCGTGCTGCAACCCCGCCGGGTCACCCTGCTGGGCCCCACCTTTTCCGAATACGCCCGCGCCTGCGAGGCCCACGCCATACCTTGGCGGGTGTTGCATGCCGATCCCATGCGCGCGCTGGACGCCCCCCCGCCGGACTTCCGGGCGGGCACCGAGGCCGATGCGGAAGACGAACTGGTGGTCCTCTGCTCGCCGGGCAACCCCTGCCCGGTGACCGCGCCCGACCTGCCCGCCCTGGTGGCCGCCCTGTTCCGGTCGGGCTTTCGCACCGTGCTGGCCGACCTGACCTACCGCGACTTCCTGTGGGGCTCCCCGGAACATGATGCCCACCGCCACGCGGCCCTCGCCCCGGCCCGTCCGCCCAGCCCCACTGGCGGCACGCTGCTGTGCCTGCACAGCTTCACCAAGTTTTTCCACTGCACGGGGATACGCCTGGGCTACCTGACCGGCCCCGAAAGACTGCTGGACCTCTTGCAGTCCCGGCGCCCGCCGTGGATGGTATCCCCTTTTGCAGAGGCCATGGGCAGGCGCTTTCTGCACGCCCTGCCCGACTACCGGGCGCACCTTGCCGCCCTGCGTGCCGACCGTGCCGTGCTGCTTGACGGACTGCGCAGGTTGGGCGTGTTCGATCCCCACGCCTGCAACGCGGGCCCCAGCTTCACTACCTGCCGCCTGTCCGAAGAACTGCTGCGGATCGGCGTCACGGCGGACATGGTGCGCCGCGAACTCCTGCACCACGGCATGCTGGTGCGATCCTGCGACAACATACCCGGCATGCCCAGCGGCTACATAAGGATGCAGGTTCGTCGCCACGGCGACAACGAGCAGCTGGTGCGACAGATCGCTGCACTGTCCACAACGCTGCCCGATGGGATGCAAGAGGCGCAATAG